The following are encoded together in the Brassica napus cultivar Da-Ae chromosome A9, Da-Ae, whole genome shotgun sequence genome:
- the LOC106426748 gene encoding probable serine/threonine-protein kinase At1g01540, giving the protein MAESHSLNTQLSTRTSIFGLRLWIVLGVCVGAAIVILLFLISLWFIHRRSNNKALESHTVVPVVSKEIRVDPIQPDPTPTPETTNHREDDSKIHIDIGKDHRISFPERGGWSGSGSGSGPDQAACSGPEVSHLGWGHWYTLRELEVSTDGFSDKHVIGQGGYGIVYRGVLEDKSIVAIKNLLNNRGQAEKEFKVEVEAIGRVRHKNLVRLLGYCVEGEHRMLVYEYVDNGNLEQWLHGDGLGSKSPLTWDIRMNIVLGTAKGLMYLHEGLEPKVVHRDIKSSNILLDKQWNAKVSDFGLAKLLGSEMSYVTTRVMGTFGYVAPEYASTGMLNERSDVYSFGVLVMEMISGRNPVDYSRPVGEVNLVEWLKRMVSNREAEGVLDPRLVEKPSLRSLKRTLLVALRCVDPNAQKRPKMGHVIHMLEAEDLVSRDDRRNSGGGGGGGDPRRSPRKMNVAESEDESVNSILIKNDQLASDKEESQ; this is encoded by the coding sequence ATGGCGGAGTCTCATTCTCTCAACACTCAGCTCTCCACCCGCACTTCCATCTTCGGTTTGCGTCTATGGATCGTTCTCGGCGTTTGCGTCGGAGCCGCAATCGTTATTCTCCTCTTCCTCATCTCTCTCTGGTTCATTCACCGAAGAAGCAACAACAAAGCTCTCGAGTCTCACACCGTCGTCCCCGTAGTCTCCAAGGAGATTCGGGTCGACCCAATCCAACCCGACCCGACTCCCACACCCGAGACAACAAACCACCGTGAAGACGACAGCAAAATCCACATCGACATCGGAAAAGACCACCGCATCTCCTTCCCGGAGCGTGGCGGTTGGTCCGGGTCAGGGTCCGGGTCAGGACCCGATCAGGCTGCCTGTTCGGGTCCTGAGGTTTCTCATTTAGGTTGGGGGCATTGGTACACTCTAAGAGAGCTCGAGGTTTCCACCGATGGATTCTCCGACAAGCATGTGATCGGACAAGGAGGGTACGGGATCGTGTACCGAGGCGTCCTCGAGGATAAGTCGATAGTCGCTATAAAGAATCTTCTCAACAACAGAGGGCAGGCTGAGAAAGAGTTCAAAGTCGAGGTCGAAGCGATAGGTAGAGTGCGGCACAAGAATCTCGTGAGGCTGCTTGGTTACTGCGTCGAAGGAGAGCATAGGATGCTTGTTTACGAGTATGTCGATAACGGGAACTTAGAGCAGTGGCTTCACGGCGATGGGTTGGGTTCCAAGAGTCCTCTCACGTGGGATATTAGGATGAACATTGTTCTCGGGACAGCTAAAGGGTTAATGTATTTACACGAAGGTCTTGAGCCTAAGGTTGTTCATAGGGATATTAAATCGAGTAATATCTTGCTCGACAAGCAATGGAACGCGAAGGTTTCGGATTTTGGTTTAGCTAAGCTATTGGGGTCGGAGATGAGCTACGTGACTACTCGTGTGATGGGTACTTTTGGTTACGTGGCTCCTGAGTATGCTAGCACCGGGATGTTGAACGAGAGGAGCGATGTTTATAGCTTCGGTGTTCTTGTTATGGAGATGATATCCGGGAGGAACCCTGTGGATTACAGCAGGCCTGTTGGAGAGGTGAATCTTGTGGAGTGGCTGAAGAGAATGGTGTCGAATCGTGAAGCGGAAGGGGTTTTGGATCCGAGGTTGGTGGAGAAACCGTCTTTGAGGTCGTTGAAGCGTACGCTTTTGGTGGCTTTGAGGTGTGTTGATCCTAATGCTCAGAAGAGACCGAAGATGGGTCATGTTATTCACATGCTTGAGGCGGAGGACTTGGTGTCGAGAGATGATCGGAGAAACTCTGGTGGCGGCGGGGGAGGAGGTGATCCGAGAAGGTCGCCGAGGAAGATGAATGTGGCGGAATCAGAGGATGAGAGTGTTAATTCCATTCTGATCAAGAATGACCAGTTAGCTTCGGACAAGGAGGAGAGTCAGTGA
- the LOC106426752 gene encoding LOW QUALITY PROTEIN: putative clathrin assembly protein At4g02650 (The sequence of the model RefSeq protein was modified relative to this genomic sequence to represent the inferred CDS: inserted 1 base in 1 codon) produces MSSSKLRRAIGAVKDQTSVGLAKVGGRSSSLTELEVAIVKATRHDEYPAEEKYVREILSLTSYSRNYVSACVSILSRRLNRTKNWSVALKALILIQRMLTQGDKAYEEEIFFATRRGTRLLNMSDFRDADGSDSWDYSAFVRTYALYLDERLDFRMQRRKGKNGDGGGGGGGDDDSGDEEEDDHREANANVRSRALVVKTKPVKEMKTEKIFIRVQHLQQLLDRFLACRPTGNAKNNRVVIVALYPIVKDSFQIYCNVTEIMGVLIDRFMELDVHDSIKVYDIFSRVSKQLDELDPFHGWCKKMGVARSSEYPXLEKITQKKLDIMDEFIKDKSLLAAQALMSPSRKSNKSEEEEVKDIQEDLNAVKALPAPEQEEEEEEKEETETKKDVQEVVSGQDQEGDLLDLTGEAGDTTLSVGDSLALALFDGAVATEAASGPGWEAFDDDLADWETALVKSATRLSAQKSELGGGFDHLLLDGMYQYGAVNAAVNAYGSSGSASSVAFGSAGRPAASMLALPAPPPTSNGNGGRSLVTMDPFAASLEVVPPSYVQMSDMEKKQRLVMEEQMMWDQYNRNGRLGHMQNQQQHFHVPYSMGPYSYTPHY; encoded by the exons ATGTCTTCGAGCAAGCTAAGACGCGCCATAGGAGCTGTGAAAGACCAGACAAGCGTAGGGCTAGCCAAGGTCGGAGGCCGAAGCAGCTCCTTAACGGAGCTCGAAGTCGCCATCGTGAAGGCCACGCGGCACGACGAGTATCCAGCCGAGGAGAAGTACGTGAGAGAGATCCTAAGCCTAACGTCCTACTCACGCAACTACGTGAGCGCCTGCGTCTCGATCCTCTCGAGGCGTCTCAACAGGACCAAGAACTGGTCGGTCGCTCTCAAGGCCTTGATTTTGATCCAAAGGATGCTGACGCAAGGGGACAAGGCCTACGAGGAAGAGATCTTTTTCGCGACGAGGCGCGGGACCAGGCTGCTCAACATGTCGGATTTTAGGGATGCGGACGGGTCTGATTCGTGGGATTATTCTGCTTTTGTGAGGACGTATGCTTTGTATTTGGACGAGCGGCTTGATTTTCGAATGCAGAGAAGGAAAGGGAAAAAcggtgatggtggtggtggtggtggtggtgatgatgattcaggtgatgaggaagaagatgatcatCGAGAGGCCAATGCAAATGTTCGTTCGAGAGCTCTTGTGGTGAAGACTAAGCCGGTCAAAGAGatgaaaacagagaagatctttaTTAGAGTGCAACACTTGCAACAGCTTCTTGATCGGTTCTTGGCGTGTCGTCCAACAG GTAATGCAAAGAACAACCGAGTTGTGATCGTGGCTCTGTACCCAATAGTGAAAGACAGTTTTCAGATATATTGCAACGTAACAGAGATAATGGGAGTGTTGATAGATCGATTCATGGAACTAGACGTTCATGACTCGATCAAAGTCTATGACATCTTCTCTAGAGTTTCTAAACAGTTGGACGAGTTAGATCCGTTTCATGGATGGTGCAAGAAAATGGGAGTTGCAAGATCTTCAGAGTATC GACTTGAGAAGATTACACAGAAGAAGCTTGATATCATGGATGagtttataaaagataaatctCTTTTAGCTGCACAAGCTCTAATGTCACCATCAAGAAAGTCTAACAAATCTGAGGAAGAGGAAGTCAAAGACATTCAAGAAGATTTAAACGCCGTTAAAGCATTACCAGCACCGGAgcaggaagaggaagaagaggaaaaggaagaGACCGAAACAAAGAAAGATGTTCAAGAAGTGGTTTCAGGGCAAGATCAAGAAGGTGATTTGCTGGATTTAACTGGTGAAGCGGGTGATACAACATTGTCGGTTGGTGATAGTTTGGCGTTAGCGTTGTTCGATGGAGCAGTTGCGACTGAGGCTGCGTCTGGACCGGGGTGGGAAGCGTTTGATGATGATTTGGCGGACTGGGAGACAGCTTTGGTGAAATCGGCGACTAGACTGTCGGCACAAAAGAGTGAGCTTGGAGGtggatttgatcatttgttGCTTGATGGAATGTATCAGTACGGTGCGGTTAATGCGGCGGTTAATGCTTATGGAAGTAGTGGGAGTGCGAGTAGCGTTGCGTTTGGTTCTGCAGGAAGACCAGCAG CCTCAATGTTGGCACTGCCCGCGCCGCCACCAACGTCCAACGGAAACGGAGGCAGGAGTCTGGTGACCATGGACCCGTTCGCGGCGTCTCTAGAGGTGGTTCCACCGTCGTACGTGCAGATGAGTGATATGGAGAAAAAACAAAGATTGGTAATGGAAGAACAAATGATGTGGGATCAATACAACAGAAATGGAAGACTAGGTCACATGCAAAACCAACAACAACATTTTCATGTTCCATACTCCATGGGACCTTATTCTTACACACCTCActactga
- the LOC106426749 gene encoding basic leucine zipper 10 → MNSIFSIDDFSDPFWESSPPLDSDSAKALTAEEWTVEMFFEEIASSVTSAPVGSNNNNNNAIVGVSSAQSLPSVSGQNDFEEDSRFLRRESDDYRRVLENKLETECAATVVALRAGSVKPEDSTGSPETLFQPALSSPLTQGSLVTPGEVGVTSSLLAEVKKTGVPMKQVTSGSSRDYSDDDDLDEENETTGSLKPEDVKKSRRMLSNRESARRSRRRKQEQTCDLETQVNELKGEHSSLLKQLSNMNHKYDDAAVGNRILKADIETLRAKVKMAEETVKRVTGMNPMLLGRSNGHNNNNNRMPLTGNSRMGGSSCIPPFQPQSNPNMGGLTTTILSPRLENSFIPTPSLNSQTNSSHLQRIRPTQTHHAAPTTNPYGWTTETQNDSTWPKKCVD, encoded by the exons atgaacaGTATCTTCTCGATCGATGATTTCTCCGATCCCTTTTGGGAATCTTCTCCGCCTCTCGATTCGGACTCGGCCAAGGCCCTCACGGCGGAGGAATGGACCGTGGAGATGTTTTTCGAAGAGATCGCTTCCTCCGTGACCTCTGCGCCTGTCGgatccaacaacaacaacaacaacgcgATCGTCGGAGTTTCGTCGGCGCAGTCTCTTCCTTCCGTCTCCGGACAGAACGATTTCGAGGAAGACAGTCGGTTTCTCCGTCGCGAATCAGATGATTACCGTCGCGTTCTTGAGAACAAGCTCGAGACTGAGTGTGCAGCTACTGTTGTAGCTCTTAGG GCTGGTTCTGTGAAGCCTGAAGATTCTACTGGTTCTCCTGAGACTCTGTTTCAACCAGCTCTGTCTAGTCCTCTTACTCAAG GTTCTTTGGTGACGCCTGGAGAAGTTGGTGTCACTTCATCATTACTAGCTGAGGTGAAAAAAACTGGTGTACCGATGAAGCAGGTTACTAGTGGATCGTCTAGAGATTATTCTGATGATGACGACCTTGATGAAGAGAATGAAACCACTGGTTCCTTGAAACCAGAGGACGTTAAAAAATCTAGAAG GATGCTTTCAAATCGAGAGTCAGCTAGGCGGTCTAGAAGGAGAAAGCAGGAGCAAACATGTGATCTCGAAACACAG GTTAATGAGCTAAAAGGTGAACACTCCTCACTTCTCAAGCAGCTTAGCAACATGAATCACAAGTATGATGACGCTGCCGTTGGCAATAGAATACTAAAAGCCGACATCGAGACACTAAGAGCTAAG GTGAAAATGGCGGAAGAGACGGTTAAGAGAGTAACAGGAATGAACCCTATGCTTCTCGGTAGATCAAATGgacataacaacaacaacaatagaaTGCCATTAACTGGTAATAGCAGGATGGGTGGTTCTTCATGCATCCCACCTTTTCAACCACAATCAAATCCAAACATGGGGGGACTAACAACAACCATTCTATCTCCAAGACTCGAAAACAGTTTCATTCCTACTCCTTCCTTAAACTCCCAAACTAACTCTTCTCATCTGCAGAGAATAAGACCTACACAAACTCACCATGCTGCTCCAACCACTAACCCCTATGGCTGGACTACTGAAACTCAGAACGATTCAACATG GCCGAAAAAATGTGTGGACTGA
- the LOC125577662 gene encoding uncharacterized protein LOC125577662 has product METLILAEEHYYEKKPPSKTFRQINCRTFHSGVGLLPRPPPPKRTTSSSTTKGVHFHSPRSPKSVLPSLRTSPIPIGGERRSLSYSELWAGPTYSNSPPPTSVPIPKFSLRGKRTASLTFPDVDLPEVAKSAPVSPTSSGDDNPFNSTVSATMTLRRMLNIEFADA; this is encoded by the coding sequence ATGGAAACTCTCATCTTAGCTGAAGAACATTATTACGAGAAGAAACCTCCTTCCAAAACTTTCAGGCAAATCAACTGCAGAACGTTTCACTCCGGAGTTGGTTTGCTTCCAAGGCCACCACCACCAAAGAGAACAACCTCTTCATCAACAACCAAAGGAGTTCACTTTCACTCTCCTCGTTCTCCCAAGTCAGTTTTGCCGTCTCTTAGAACCAGTCCCATCCCTATTGGTGGCGAAAGGAGAAGCCTTTCTTACTCTGAGCTGTGGGCAGGACCCACTTACTCCAACTCACCGCCACCCACTTCTGTTCCCATCCCCAAGTTCTCTCTCCGGGGAAAGAGGACGGCCTCTCTGACCTTCCCTGATGTTGATCTTCCTGAAGTTGCCAAGTCTGCTCCGGTCTCTCCAACCTCGTCTGGTGATGATAACCCTTTTAACAGTACTGTCTCCGCCACTATGACGCTGCGTCGCATGCTCAATATTGAGTTTGCAGATGCGTGA
- the LOC106444009 gene encoding sulfate transporter 3.2 produces MCKRALHYPQVETPPPQPFLKSLKNTLNEILFADDPFRKIRNESKTSKKIELVLRHVFPILEWARGYNLNYLKSDVISGITIASLAIPQGISYAQLANLPPILGLCTLELRAADGLRDNGKFKRFSGGYSSGGVAVNGGNAGKRGKRGGESKTLPSLSFHRHFLRRTHANLPWPLTWRWESGILGCCFLFFLLTTKYISKKRPKLFWISAMAPLVSVIFGSLFVYFLHAQFHGIQIIGELKKGINPPSITHLVFTSPYVTLALKTGIITGVLALAEGIAVGRSFAMYKNYNIDGNKEMIAFGMMNIFGSFSSCYLTTGPFSRSAVNYNAGCKTAVSNVVMAVAVAVTLLFLTPLFFYTPLVVLSSIIIAAMLGLVDYEAAMHLWKLDKFDFFVCLSAFLGVVFGTIEIGLILSVGISVLRLLLFVGRPKIYLMGKIQNTEIYRNIEQYPQATTLSGLIILHIDGPIYFANSSYLRDRIGRWIDEEEEKLRKSEENSLQYIILDLSAVGNIDTSGISMLEEVNKILGRRDLKLVIANPGAELMKKLSKSKFIETIGKDWIHLTVAEAVSACDHMLQTAKPDSPEKISGVPEFNNV; encoded by the exons ATGTGCAAAAGGGCATTACATTACCCCCAAGTAGAAACCCCTCCACCACAACCTTTTTTGAAATCACTAAAGAACACTCTCAATGAAATCCTTTTCGCCGACGATCCGTTCCGAAAAATCAGGAACGAATCGAAAACGTCGAAAAAGATCGAGTTAGTGTTGAGACACGTGTTCCCGATCTTGGAATGGGCTCGTGGTTACAATTTGAACTACTTGAAATCAGACGTTATCTCAGGGATCACGATAGCAAGTCTTGCTATTCCTCAAGGGATTAGCTATGCTCAACTCGCTAATCTCCCTCCAATCCTTGGTCTTTGTAC ACTCGAGCTTCGTGCCGCCGATGGTTTACGCGATAATGGGAAGTTCAAAAGATTTAGCGGTGGGTACAGTAGCGGTGGCGTCGCTGTTAACGGCGGCAATGCTGGGAAAAGAGGTAAGCGCGGTGGAGAATCCAAAACTTTACCTTCACTTAGCTTTCACCGCCACTTTCTTCGCCGGACTCATGCAAACCTGCCTTGGCCTCTTACG TGGAGATGGGAGAGTGGAATACTAGGGTGTTGCTTCCTCTTTTTCCTTCTTACAACCAAGTACATT AGCAAGAAGAGACCAAAACTATTCTGGATATCTGCAATGGCTCCACTTGTTTCTGTCATTTTTGGAAGCCTCTTCGTTTACTTCCTCCATGCCCAGTTCCATGGCATCCAAATT ATTGGAGAATTAAAGAAAGGGATTAATCCACCGTCCATCACACATCTGGTTTTCACGTCACCTTATGTCACGCTGGCTCTTAAAACCGGCATTATCACTGGAGTCCTAGCTCTTGCT GAAGGAATTGCAGTGGGGAGAAGCTTTGCAATGTATAAGAATTACAACATAGATGGTAACAAAGAGATGATTGCATTTGGGATGATGAACATTTTTGGTTCCTTCTCCTCTTGCTATCTCACTACCG GACCGTTTTCACGTTCCGCGGTGAACTACAACGCCGGTTGCAAAACGGCGGTATCAAACGTGGTGATGGCGGTTGCAGTAGCAGTAACATTACTGTTCTTAACGCCATTATTCTTTTATACGCCGTTAGTAGTTCTGTCGTCTATCATCATCGCCGCCATGCTCGGACTCGTTGACTACGAAGCAGCCATGCATCTTTGGAAACTCGACAAGTTCGATTTCTTCGTTTGTCTCTCTGCTTTCCTCGGCGTCGTTTTTGGTACCATTGAGATTGGTCTCATCCTCTCT GTGGGAATATCAGTGCTGAGGTTACTGTTGTTCGTGGGAAGACCAAAGATATATTTAATGGGAAAGATTCAGAACACAGAGATCTATAGGAACATTGAACAGTACCCTCAAGCAACTACTCTCTCTGGCCTCATCATTCTCCATATCGATGGTCCTATTTACTTCGCCAACTCTAGCTACTTGCGAGATag AATTGGAAGGTGGATCgatgaggaggaagagaaaCTGAGAAAGAGTGAAGAAAACAGTCTACAATACATCATACTTGATTTGAGTG ctGTGGGGAACATCGACACGAGTGGTATAAGCATGCTTGAGGAAGTCAACAAAATACTAGGACGAAGAGACCTCAAG CTAGTGATAGCAAACCCAGGAGCAGAGTTGATGAAGAAGCTAAGCAAGTCCAAGTTCATAGAGACCATCGGCAAAGACTGGATTCATCTCACGGTAGCAGAAGCCGTCTCAGCCTGCGACCACATGCTCCAAACAGCTAAACCGGACTCACCGGAGAAAATCTCCGGTGTACCGGAATTCAACAACGTTTAA
- the LOC106439308 gene encoding protein NETWORKED 1C gives MEVVAKSNSKRMYSWWWDSHNTPKNSKWLQDNLADMDSNVKKMIKVLEEDADSFARRAEMYYRKRPELMQLVEEFYRAYRALAERYNHATVVIHKAHQTIAEELPNQVSFIFGDESHAGADGDPQTPDMRPPIRARGEDDVPFGKARKGLKFDDGDETVSESERASKAEAEVAALKDFISKMEAEKEATLAQFEKNLERLSNLETEISRAQEDSARLNDKASSAEAEIQILRQVIEKLESEKESSLVQYQQCLQRIADLEEARKDAGEVEAETLALKESLADKEAALDNYKQCLTTIANLEERLRKAEEDAWGINERAELAGVEVVNLKQTISKLTEDKEASELQYQQCLNIIADLKLKLYSTQEETKRLSSELEDEAAKLKFSEEKCTVLERSNQNLHSELDGLLEKLGSQSQKLTEKQTELVKLWSNVQEEHLRFQEAETAFQTLQQLHYQSQEELNNLAAELRSKSQIINNLEKRNNEMHEEIQQAKVESLSSVASVKSLQEDVSSLKQTILKLEAEVELKQQEMYCLKEENSNLRECNETEKIALVEKLVEKNHALENSISHLNIELGAAKGKLKTLKEACQSLSVENHHSAIEKLVLVEFFRQVKSEAEKSTARKTIDKLIDAETENLQLKRNLLSIRSAKDRLEDRLREKEKELEEVKREVLKERCRVELWESQAATFFCDKEVLAVHETLNKTMTHEVAEAYNGLKSRSVDVDKRRAIVLLNESIRSLEDYVFVNGPSKGHDSMNESLKVEDMCLRIKAIAEAITEKEKLLLLENSNAYSMLETAMKQVKELKTDSGGGGRSMRKLSGKTRKQSNEIEIVTKDIVLDQTSDGSSYEITSKRDTLELDSHSFFELKPVKTHKTETAVKAKAKGKSLSEESLVVDKLEIFDGFMDPNIEVNKRKVLDRLGSDLKKLENLQITVKDLTIKVETEESEEYATIKGQLKEAEEAVEKLFNVNEKLSTKVESEKDGNRSRRISEHARRGSEKIGRLQLEIQRIQFLLMKLEGEKESKAKSKVSDTKSKVLLRDYIYGGSRSVTMKKTTKKRTAFCGCAQQSTSP, from the exons atggaGGTTGTGGCAAAGAGTAACTCGAAACGTATGTATTCGTGGTGGTGGGATAGTCACAATACCCCCAAGAATTCTAAATGGCTTCAGGACAATCTTGCAG ATATGGATAGTAACGTGAAGAAAATGATCAAGGTTCTCGAGGAAGATGCAGATTCTTTCGCCAGGCGAGCTGAGATGTATTACCGCAAACGTCCTGAGCTTATGCAACTGGTCGAAGAGTTTTACCGCGCGTACCGCGCATTGGCTGAAAGATATAATCACGCAACCGTCGTGATCCATAAGGCTCATCAGACTATAGCAGAAGAGCTCCCCAACCAAGTTTCCTTCATATTCGGCGATGAGTCTCATGCTGGTGCTGACGGTGACCCACAAACTCCGGATATGCGTCCTCCTATCCGAGCTCGAGGTGAAGACGATGTTCCGTTTGGGAAAGCAAGAAAAGGACTGAAGTTTGATGATGGAGATGAAACAGTTTCGGAATCCGAACGAGCTAGCAAAGCTGAGGCTGAAGTTGCAGCTTTAAAAGACTTCATCTCTAAAATGGAGGCTGAAAAGGAAGCCACCTTAGCTCAGTTTGAGAAGAACTTGGAGAGACTCTCAAACCTAGAAACCGAAATCTCTCGTGCGCAAGAGGACTCAGCTAGACTTAATGACAAAGCGTCGAGCGCAGAAGCTGAGATTCAAATACTAAGACAAGTCATTGAGAAGCTAGAGTCTGAAAAGGAATCCAGCCTTGTTCAGTATCAGCAGTGCCTGCAAAGGATAGCTGATTTGGAAGAAGCGCGTAAGGATGCTGGAGAAGTTGAAGCTGAGACTCTCGCATTGAAGGAGAGCCTTGCTGACAAGGAAGCAGCTCTGGACAATTACAAGCAATGCTTGACAACAATAGCTAATTTAGAAGAGAGACTAAGGAAGGCTGAGGAAGATGCATGGGGTATCAACGAGCGGGCTGAGTTGGCTGGAGTAGAAGTTGTAAACTTGAAGCAAACTATCTCCAAACTGACTGAGGATAAAGAAGCTTCGGAGCTTCAGTACCAACAGTGTTTGAATATAATCGCggatttgaaattaaaactcTACTCCAcccaagaagaaaccaaaagGCTTAGCAGTGAGTTGGAAGACGAAGCTGCTAAACTCAAATTCTCCGAGGAGAAATGCACTGTGCTCGAGAGGTCAAACCAGAATCTCCACTCGGAGCTTGACGGTCTATTGGAGAAACTGGGGAGTCAAAGCCAGAAGCTCACGGAGAAGCAAACGGAGCTGGTCAAGCTGTGGAGCAACGTGCAAGAAGAGCATCTGCGTTTCCAGGAAGCTGAAACCGCGTTTCAAACGCTGCAGCAGTTGCACTATCAGTCTCAAGAGGAGCTAAATAACTTAGCTGCGGAGCTTCGGAGCAAGTCCCAAATCATCAACAACTTGGAGAAGAGAAACAACGAGATGCATGAGGAGATTCAGCAAGCCAAGGTTGAATCTCTCTCTTCGGTAGCATCAGTGAAGAGTTTGCAAGAGGATGTCTCGAGTCTAAAGCAAACTATACTGAAGCTTGAAGCGGAAGTTGAACTAAAGCAGCAAGAGATGTATTGTCTTAAAGAGGAAAACTCAAACTTAAGAGAATGTAATGAGACCGAGAAGATTGCACTTGTGGAGAAGCTTGTTGAGAAAAACCATGCGCTGGAAAACTCTATCTCTCATTTGAATATTGAGCTGGGAGCAGCCAAAGGAAAGCTCAAGACCTTGAAGGAAGCTTGTCAGTCACTCTCCGTAGAGAACCACCACAGCGCCATTGAGAAACTCGTCCTTGTTGAGTTCTTCCGACAGGTTAAATCAGAAGCTGAGAAGAGCACGGCGAGGAAGACTATTGATAAGTTGATAGACGCAGAAACCGAGAATCTTCAGCTGAAGAGAAACCTCCTCTCCATCAGATCAGCAAAAGATCGTTTAGAGGATCGGTTAcgtgagaaggagaaggagctTGAGGAAGTCAAAAGGGAGGTTTTGAAAGAGAGGTGTCGAGTTGAACTGTGGGAGTCTCAAGCTGCAACGTTCTTCTGCGATAAGGAGGTCTTAGCAGTACATGAAACGTTGAATAAAACAATGACTCATGAGGTCGCTGAAGCTTACAACGGTCTTAAAAGTAGAAGCGTGGATGTGGACAAGCGTAGAGCTATTGTCTTGTTGAATGAAAGCATTAGATCTTTGGAGGATTATGTTTTCGTTAATGGACCTTCAAAG GGCCATGATTCAATGAATGAATCCCTCAAGGTGGAAGATATGTGTCTAAGAATCAAAGCTATTGCAGAGGCAATCACGGAGAAGGAAAAGCTTTTGCTCCTTGAGAACTCTAACGCTTACTCTATGCTCGAGACAGCGATGAAGCAAGTCAAAGAATTAAAAACCGatagtggtggtggtgggagaAGCATGAGGAAGCTGAGCGGCAAAACTCGGAAACAAAGCAACGAAATCGAGATCGTAACGAAAGATATAGTCCTTGACCAAACTTCTGATGGATCATCGTACGAGATCACGAGCAAGAGAGACACCTTGGAGCTTGATAGCCACAGTTTCTTTGAGTTAAAGCCTGTGAAGACTCACAAGACAGAAACAGCGGTTAAAGCCAAAGCGAAAGGTAAGTCTTTGTCTGAAGAGTCGTTGGTTGTAGATAAGCTAGAGATTTTCGACGGGTTCATGGATCCTAATATAGAAGTGAACAAGAGGAAGGTGTTAGATAGACTCGGTTCGGATTTAAAGAAGCTGGAGAATCTTCAGATCACTGTGAAAGATTTAACAATCAAAGTCGAAACTGAGGAGAGTGAGGAGTACGCGACGATCAAAGGTCAGCTCAAGGAAGCAGAGGAAGCGGTGGAGAAGCTGTTCAACGTGAACGAGAAGCTGTCCACGAAGGTGGAGTCAGAGAAGGATGGGAACCGAAGCAGGAGGATCTCGGAACACGCGAGAAGAGGTTCGGAGAAGATTGGGAGGTTACAGCTGGAGATACAGAGGATTCAGTTTCTGTTGATGAAGCTtgaaggagagaaagagagtaaaGCTAAGTCTAAGGTCTCAGATACTAAGTCCAAAGTTCTTCTAAGGGATTACATCTATGGTGGATCGAGAAGCGTGAcgatgaagaagacgacgaagaagagGACTGCGTTCTGCGGCTGCGCTCAGCAGTCGACGTCTCCGTGA